A portion of the Rhodanobacter sp. AS-Z3 genome contains these proteins:
- the flgH gene encoding flagellar basal body L-ring protein FlgH gives MKTVLRFLMLPCALALLAGCASGPRARDDAAWAPTPPMAQQVAPVQADGSIYHDSQNMELFTDPRAHRVGDILTVALVESTQATKKASTTTSKTDKAKIASPTVLGHSLSIGGKVADIGLDGERSFDGAGSSSQSNQLTGQITVTVAQRLSNGNLMIRGEKWLTINQGQELVRISGIVRPQDIGQDNVVPSTRVADARISYTGRGTLADANSRGWLSRFFNSKWMPF, from the coding sequence ATGAAGACTGTTCTGCGATTTTTGATGCTGCCCTGCGCGTTGGCCTTGCTGGCTGGATGCGCGAGTGGTCCGCGTGCACGCGACGACGCGGCGTGGGCGCCAACGCCGCCGATGGCGCAGCAGGTCGCCCCGGTGCAAGCCGATGGCTCGATTTATCACGACTCGCAGAACATGGAGCTGTTCACCGATCCGCGCGCCCATCGGGTAGGCGACATCCTCACCGTGGCGCTGGTCGAAAGCACCCAGGCAACCAAGAAAGCCAGCACCACGACCAGCAAGACCGACAAAGCCAAGATCGCCTCGCCTACCGTGCTTGGGCACTCACTGTCTATCGGCGGCAAGGTCGCTGACATCGGCCTGGATGGCGAGCGTAGTTTTGATGGCGCCGGTTCCAGCAGCCAGAGCAATCAGCTCACCGGGCAGATCACCGTCACCGTGGCGCAGCGGCTGTCCAATGGCAATTTGATGATCCGTGGCGAGAAATGGCTGACCATCAACCAGGGTCAGGAACTGGTACGTATTTCCGGCATCGTGCGCCCGCAGGACATCGGTCAGGACAACGTGGTGCCGTCCACCCGCGTTGCCGATGCACGCATCAGCTATACCGGTCGCGGCACGTTGGCTGACGCGAACTCGCGCGGCTGGCTGTCGCGCTTCTTCAATTCCAAATGGATGCCGTTCTGA
- the flgG gene encoding flagellar basal-body rod protein FlgG, with the protein MFSSLWVAKTGLDAQQTRMDVISNNLANANTTGYKSARAAFQDLVYQNLRQPGGQTTEQTQAPSGLMLGTGVRVVGNEKLFTQGNIEQTGNSLDVAIQGRGFLQVTMPDGTIAYSRDGSLHMDQNGQIVTANGYALDPALSVPANAQSITIGSDGTVSVSLPGQAATQQVGTVQLADFINPAGLQPNGDNLYLETASSGSPQIGQPGLNGLGTLAQGALESSNVNVVEQMVNMIETQRTYEMNSKAVSAADGMLQFLTNKT; encoded by the coding sequence ATGTTTTCATCCCTGTGGGTAGCCAAGACCGGCCTCGATGCGCAACAGACGCGCATGGACGTCATTTCGAACAATCTGGCCAATGCCAATACCACCGGCTACAAGAGCGCGCGTGCCGCGTTCCAGGATCTGGTTTATCAGAACCTGCGTCAGCCAGGCGGCCAGACCACCGAACAGACGCAGGCGCCTTCGGGCCTGATGCTGGGCACCGGTGTGCGCGTGGTGGGCAACGAAAAGTTGTTCACCCAGGGCAACATCGAGCAGACCGGCAACTCGCTGGACGTGGCCATTCAGGGCCGCGGCTTCCTGCAGGTGACCATGCCCGATGGCACCATTGCCTACAGTCGTGACGGTTCGTTGCATATGGATCAGAACGGCCAGATCGTCACCGCCAACGGTTACGCGCTGGACCCGGCGCTGAGCGTTCCGGCCAACGCACAAAGCATCACCATCGGCAGCGACGGCACGGTCAGCGTGAGCCTGCCGGGGCAGGCAGCGACGCAGCAGGTGGGCACCGTGCAGCTCGCCGACTTCATCAACCCGGCCGGGTTGCAGCCGAACGGCGACAACCTTTATCTGGAAACCGCCTCCAGCGGCTCGCCGCAGATCGGTCAGCCCGGCCTCAATGGCCTGGGCACGCTGGCGCAGGGCGCGCTGGAAAGCTCGAACGTCAACGTGGTCGAGCAGATGGTCAACATGATCGAAACCCAACGTACCTACGAGATGAACTCCAAGGCCGTTTCCGCTGCGGACGGCATGTTGCAGTTCCTCACCAATAAAACCTGA
- the flgF gene encoding flagellar basal-body rod protein FlgF, with translation MDRSLYVAMTGATQMMREQSEVAHNLANADTVGFKAQLSAFRPLPVQGQGLPTRVNGVAYGLGVDLSQGNLLQTGNDMDVAVQGQGWMAVQSADGSEGYTRAGELRLTPDGLLTDSRGNLVMGGGGPISVPASAHMSIGTDGTVSVVPMGQSPETIAAVGRIKLVNPGADQLSLGSDGLMHMNDGSTATADETVTLQSGALESSNVNPSQTLVQMIQLSRQYELQIRSIKSADENAQSTTRLLQLS, from the coding sequence ATGGATCGTTCGCTCTACGTAGCCATGACTGGCGCCACGCAGATGATGCGCGAGCAGTCCGAGGTGGCGCACAACCTGGCCAACGCCGACACCGTTGGTTTCAAGGCGCAGCTTTCGGCATTCCGGCCGTTGCCGGTGCAGGGGCAGGGTTTGCCCACGCGAGTCAACGGCGTCGCCTACGGCCTTGGTGTTGATCTAAGCCAGGGCAACCTGCTGCAAACCGGCAACGACATGGATGTGGCCGTGCAAGGACAGGGCTGGATGGCGGTGCAGAGTGCCGACGGCAGTGAAGGCTATACGCGTGCCGGTGAGTTGCGACTGACCCCGGACGGCTTGCTGACTGACTCCCGCGGCAACCTGGTGATGGGTGGTGGCGGCCCGATCAGCGTGCCGGCTAGCGCCCACATGAGCATCGGTACCGACGGCACCGTTTCGGTGGTGCCGATGGGGCAGTCACCGGAAACCATTGCCGCGGTCGGGCGCATCAAACTGGTCAATCCCGGCGCTGACCAGCTCTCGCTAGGCAGCGACGGCCTGATGCACATGAACGACGGCAGCACCGCGACCGCTGATGAAACAGTCACCTTGCAGTCGGGCGCGCTGGAGTCCAGCAACGTCAACCCTTCACAGACGCTGGTGCAGATGATCCAGCTGTCGCGTCAATACGAGTTGCAGATTCGTTCCATCAAAAGCGCAGACGAAAACGCGCAGTCGACCACCAGGTTGCTGCAGTTGAGCTGA
- the flgE gene encoding flagellar hook protein FlgE, which translates to MAFNIALSGLNAASKDLEVTANNIANTGTTGFKGSRAEFAELFSAAGPNLSSSQVGSGVRLTNVAQQFTAGSIETTNNSLDFAISGEGFFTLKDGKGYSYTRAGAFHKDANGFVTNANKQRLQVYPPTPNGFDNSTMVDLQLLTAQNAAKATDTVQMSVNLPSDATAPLTPFDPLNDPTSYNQSTPFTVYDSLGATHNGTVYYVKDAAANTWNANLYVDGVSVGPAQQLTYNSSGGLLAPANGKLAFPAVVVSPGSTPLQLTLDMGTSTQFGNAYAVTAINQNGYPTGTLSSIDVSGEGVVQAKYSNGQTTSLGQLAMAQFSNQQGLRQLDNTNWAASYDSGTPVMGVAGNGTFGAIQAGSLEASNTADLTAQLVNMIKAQRNYQANAQVISTDNQLTQTIINIRN; encoded by the coding sequence ATGGCTTTCAATATCGCACTGAGCGGTCTCAACGCAGCCTCCAAGGATCTTGAGGTCACCGCCAACAACATCGCCAATACCGGTACGACCGGCTTCAAGGGCTCGCGTGCCGAGTTCGCCGAGCTGTTCAGCGCCGCTGGCCCCAACCTCAGCTCCAGCCAGGTCGGCAGTGGCGTACGCCTGACCAATGTGGCGCAGCAGTTCACCGCTGGCAGCATCGAGACCACCAACAACAGCCTGGATTTTGCGATCAGCGGTGAAGGCTTCTTTACCCTGAAGGATGGCAAGGGCTATTCCTATACCCGTGCCGGCGCGTTTCACAAAGACGCCAACGGCTTCGTCACCAATGCCAACAAGCAGCGCCTGCAGGTATATCCGCCGACGCCGAATGGTTTCGACAACAGCACCATGGTCGATCTGCAATTGCTTACCGCGCAGAACGCGGCCAAGGCCACCGACACCGTACAGATGTCAGTCAATCTGCCCTCTGATGCGACGGCGCCGCTGACTCCATTCGATCCGCTCAACGATCCGACCAGCTACAACCAGTCCACGCCGTTTACCGTGTACGACTCGCTAGGTGCCACCCACAACGGCACCGTGTACTACGTCAAGGATGCGGCGGCCAACACGTGGAATGCCAACCTTTACGTTGATGGCGTATCGGTCGGCCCCGCGCAGCAGCTCACTTACAACAGCAGTGGCGGACTGTTGGCCCCCGCCAACGGCAAGTTGGCGTTCCCCGCCGTGGTGGTCAGTCCGGGATCGACCCCCTTGCAGCTGACCCTGGACATGGGCACCTCAACCCAGTTCGGCAACGCCTATGCGGTAACCGCGATCAATCAGAATGGCTATCCCACTGGCACGCTGTCGAGTATCGACGTGTCCGGTGAGGGTGTGGTGCAGGCCAAATATTCCAACGGTCAGACCACCTCGCTAGGCCAGTTGGCGATGGCGCAGTTCTCCAATCAACAAGGTCTGCGTCAACTCGATAACACCAACTGGGCGGCGTCTTACGACTCCGGCACGCCGGTCATGGGCGTGGCCGGCAATGGCACCTTTGGCGCGATTCAGGCTGGCTCACTGGAAGCCTCCAATACCGCCGACCTCACCGCGCAACTGGTCAACATGATCAAGGCGCAGCGCAACTACCAAGCGAACGCGCAGGTGATTTCGACCGACAACCAGCTGACCCAGACCATCATCAACATCCGCAACTAA
- a CDS encoding flagellar hook capping FlgD N-terminal domain-containing protein — protein sequence MSDIAIGGPATSATQAVTKEANKTMNQADFLSLLVQQMRNQDPTKPTDSSQMVSQLAQINQVSATQALQTSFDALSKSMQGNQLLQASSMVGRSVVVPSAAGTLQDAGLDGAVNVPADAGDVLVQVTDSAGNVLRTINMGRPQQGLAPFHWDGKGDDGSALPNGAYGLKAQVGNTAVNTYVSGRVNGVGMTGADGAYLDVDGFGGVLLSQVAQIN from the coding sequence ATGAGCGACATAGCCATTGGTGGACCTGCCACCAGCGCGACGCAGGCTGTTACTAAGGAGGCCAACAAGACAATGAACCAGGCCGACTTTCTGAGTCTGCTGGTGCAGCAAATGCGCAATCAGGACCCGACCAAGCCGACCGACTCGTCGCAGATGGTCAGCCAGTTGGCGCAGATCAACCAGGTGTCGGCCACGCAGGCCTTGCAGACCTCGTTCGACGCCTTGAGTAAGTCGATGCAGGGCAATCAACTGTTGCAGGCCAGCAGCATGGTCGGTCGCAGCGTGGTCGTGCCGTCAGCGGCGGGCACGTTGCAGGACGCGGGATTGGACGGTGCGGTGAACGTGCCGGCGGACGCCGGCGACGTGCTGGTGCAGGTCACCGATTCGGCTGGCAACGTGTTGCGCACCATCAACATGGGCCGGCCGCAGCAGGGGTTGGCTCCGTTCCACTGGGATGGCAAGGGCGATGACGGCAGCGCATTGCCCAACGGGGCCTATGGCCTCAAGGCACAGGTGGGCAACACCGCGGTGAATACCTACGTGAGCGGTCGCGTCAATGGCGTGGGCATGACCGGCGCTGACGGCGCTTATCTGGATGTGGACGGTTTTGGTGGGGTCCTGCTGAGTCAGGTCGCGCAGATCAATTGA
- the flgC gene encoding flagellar basal body rod protein FlgC has product MSLFSIFDVAGSGMAAQSTRLNTVASNLANADSVSTTAQGAYRSREPLFATIKNQLDAGNKNAVGEGVQVLGVTESQAAIPSRYEPGNPLADADGYVYASNVNPVDELVNMISASRSYQNNVEVMNTARQLMQKTLDLGK; this is encoded by the coding sequence ATGTCACTCTTCTCCATATTCGATGTGGCCGGCTCCGGCATGGCTGCGCAATCGACGCGATTGAACACCGTCGCCAGCAACCTGGCCAATGCCGACAGCGTCTCCACTACGGCGCAGGGTGCCTACCGTTCGCGCGAGCCACTGTTTGCCACGATAAAAAATCAGCTGGATGCCGGCAACAAGAATGCCGTGGGCGAAGGCGTGCAGGTGCTCGGTGTCACCGAAAGCCAGGCGGCCATTCCCAGCCGCTACGAACCCGGCAATCCGTTGGCGGATGCGGACGGCTACGTCTATGCCAGCAACGTCAATCCGGTCGACGAGCTGGTCAACATGATCTCGGCTTCGCGCTCGTATCAGAACAACGTCGAGGTGATGAACACCGCGCGGCAACTGATGCAGAAAACGCTGGATCTGGGCAAGTGA